The genomic DNA CACAGCGTGACCGTGCCCGGCACCGTGCGCGGCTGGGCCGATCTGCTTGAACGGCATGGCCGCATGACCCTGGCCGACGTGCTCCAGTCAGCGATCCGCTACGCCGAGCGCGGCTATCCCGTCAGCCCGATCATCGCTCACAGCTGGGAGCGGTGCACCAGCGCCTTCCGGGCGGAGGATCTGCCACATGACTTCCTGCCGGAGGGTCGCGCGCCGCGCCCCGGCGACGTGGTGCGCCTGCCGGCGCTGGCCCGCACCCTGCGCGCCATTGCTGAAGGCGGTCCCGCCGCGTTCTATGAAGGGCCGATCGCGGAAGCTATCGCTGCCCGCGTGCAGGCTGCCGGTGGGCGGCTGGCGGTGGAGGATTTGAGGGCGCACAGGAGCACCTGGGAAACGCCGATCAGCACCGAGGCCTTCGGCGTGCGCGTGTACGAATGCCCGCCCAACGGGCAGGGGCTGGCCGCCCTGCTGGCCCTGAATATCGTGCGCGGGATCGACCTGCGCGGCATGGCCCCCGCCGACCGCCTGCATGTGCTGATCGAGGCGATGCGCCTGGCCTTCGCCGACGCCGGGCACTACGTGGCCGATCCGGCGTTCGCCCCTGCTCCGCTCGACGCGCTGCTGAGCGAGCCGTACGCCGCCAGCCGCCGCGCCCTGATCAACCCGGCGTTAGCGATGCAACCACCCGCTTTTGGCCGCCCGCTTCCCGGCAGCGATACCGTCTATTTGACCGTCGTCGATCAGCAGGGCAATGCCTGCTCGTTCATCAACAGCCTGTATATGGGTTTTGGTAGCGGCCTGGTTGTGCGGGAAGCTGGGATTGCCCTGCAGAATCGCGGCGCGCTCTTCTCGCTGGAGCCATCTCATCCCAACCGCCTGGAGCCGGGCAAGCGCCCCTACCACACCATCATCCCGGCCATGGCCACCCGCAACGGGGAACTGATCGCCTCTTTTGGCGTCATGGGTGGGTTCATGCAACCGCAGGGCCATCTGCAAGTTGCCGTGGCCCTGTTTGTTGACGGCCTTGACCCGCAGGCAGCGCTGGATCGTCCCCGCTTCTGCATCCTGGGGGGGGAGCCAGACGGCAGGATCGCGGTGGAAGAAGGCATTCCGTTCGAGGTACTGGCTAGCCTGGCCGGGCGGGGGCATCAGCTGGTGCCGGTAACCGGCAGGGAGCGGGGATTGTTTGGCGGAGGCCAGATCATCCTGCGTGATCCGGCCAGTGGCGTGCTATGGGGCGGCAGCGACCCGCGCAAGGATGGCGCGGCGGTGGCCTTTTGAGCGATTCCGGAATCGTCCGAATGGCACGGCATCCGGGGTCATCCGGCAGGCGAGATGGTGAACAAATCGGGCATGAACCCATGCTAGGCACATCATCATTACTGGGGGCGGACCGCAGAGTACTGGTTATCGGCGGGACCGGCTTCGTCGGCGGCGCTGTGATCGACGCACTTTTGGAAGCCAATGCGCAGGTGACGGCAATGGTGCCCTACGGCAAAGGACCGCTGCTTGGCGCAGCTGGTGGATCGTTGCGTGTGGTGGAAGCTGACGTGTGGAACCGCGGCAGCCTGCGCGGGCACGGGCGCGGCCAAGATGTCGTGATTCACCTGGTCGGCTCGCTGCAACAGCGACCGGAGCGCGGCAAGACCTACCACCACCTCAACGTTGCTTCACTGCAGAACACGGCGCGTATGGCCGTTGAAGACGGCGTCAAACTGATGATCTTCCTCAGCGCAGCAGGCGCGCCCTGGTTGCGGGGGGAATACGTGCAGAGTAAGCGCGAAGCAGAACGTTACCTTCAGCGCAGCGGCATCCGCTGGACTGTCGTGCGCTCGCCGCTGGTCTATCCACGCGGGCGGCTGCTCAATCCGCTGCTGATCATGAGCGCCATCGCCGGCGGAATCCCGCTGCTGGGATGGCCGTTCGTGCGCTGGGCGCCCTTGCCGGTGGATGTGCTGGCCCGCGGTCTGGCCGAGCTTGCGCTGGGCGAACCCTGGATCAACCGTACGGTCTACGGACGGCAGATCCGCCAGCTCAGCCGCGCGTATCTGGCGCGTCGGACATCAGGCCCGCTGACCGGCCATGCTGCTGGCAACACCGCCCTGGATATCGAGGAAGAACCGCCCTTCGGCTGGCTTCCCTGATCCTGCCGGGCAAGACAACGAGGCGACCGCCAGGGCGATCGCCTCGTTTTTGCTCCTGCCTGCTAAAGTTATCAGCCGCCCAGCGAAACGCCGGTCTGCAGTTCGCCGCTGGTCAGCTGCGCGGCAATGGTCGCCAGCTCTTCCTTGACCGCCTCCGGCACTACATCGGCAAAGTCATGGAAGTCCGCCAGTCCCACCGGGCCATAGAAGTTGCCCGTCGGCGGGTTGCCTGCCGCGATCTGCGTCACGATTTCGTCGATGCCGACCGGGATCAGCTTCATCGCGCTGGAGACCAGGCAGGCGTGTGCTTCCGGCAGCGTCTCCCACTGGTCGGTATCCACCCCGATGCAGTACAGCGGCTTCTCCGCCGTCGTCCGGTTGGCTACCTCGGTCAGACCGCCGTTGCCGGTCTTCCCGCCCGCCGAGAAGATCACGTCCGCGCCCTGGTCAATCGCCTGAGCCGCTGTCGTCGCACCCCACTC from Anaerolineae bacterium includes the following:
- a CDS encoding gamma-glutamyltransferase family protein, whose translation is MTADQFAFTSRRSPVLTTGAMVAASQPLAAQAGLEILRAGGNAADAAVAVAATLNVVEPMSTGVGGDCFALYYDASSRTVTALNGSGRAPAALTLDDLRREGLSRIPEHSPHSVTVPGTVRGWADLLERHGRMTLADVLQSAIRYAERGYPVSPIIAHSWERCTSAFRAEDLPHDFLPEGRAPRPGDVVRLPALARTLRAIAEGGPAAFYEGPIAEAIAARVQAAGGRLAVEDLRAHRSTWETPISTEAFGVRVYECPPNGQGLAALLALNIVRGIDLRGMAPADRLHVLIEAMRLAFADAGHYVADPAFAPAPLDALLSEPYAASRRALINPALAMQPPAFGRPLPGSDTVYLTVVDQQGNACSFINSLYMGFGSGLVVREAGIALQNRGALFSLEPSHPNRLEPGKRPYHTIIPAMATRNGELIASFGVMGGFMQPQGHLQVAVALFVDGLDPQAALDRPRFCILGGEPDGRIAVEEGIPFEVLASLAGRGHQLVPVTGRERGLFGGGQIILRDPASGVLWGGSDPRKDGAAVAF
- a CDS encoding SDR family oxidoreductase produces the protein MLGTSSLLGADRRVLVIGGTGFVGGAVIDALLEANAQVTAMVPYGKGPLLGAAGGSLRVVEADVWNRGSLRGHGRGQDVVIHLVGSLQQRPERGKTYHHLNVASLQNTARMAVEDGVKLMIFLSAAGAPWLRGEYVQSKREAERYLQRSGIRWTVVRSPLVYPRGRLLNPLLIMSAIAGGIPLLGWPFVRWAPLPVDVLARGLAELALGEPWINRTVYGRQIRQLSRAYLARRTSGPLTGHAAGNTALDIEEEPPFGWLP
- a CDS encoding BMP family ABC transporter substrate-binding protein; amino-acid sequence: MLAARLSQSGTVAGVYGTDLVPPVVLFARGFEAGAKATNPDINVITTFHPGGLDVAFTDPEWGATTAAQAIDQGADVIFSAGGKTGNGGLTEVANRTTAEKPLYCIGVDTDQWETLPEAHACLVSSAMKLIPVGIDEIVTQIAAGNPPTGNFYGPVGLADFHDFADVVPEAVKEELATIAAQLTSGELQTGVSLGG